Below is a genomic region from Prunus persica cultivar Lovell chromosome G3, Prunus_persica_NCBIv2, whole genome shotgun sequence.
tttaccgacgtcttaaagcaacgtaacaatgaagaaccacgacgctattgtgaagcaattattcaggatatcacgtcggggaaggattaagaaccgccatgtaattcaaaataacacgactccaatcccataataccgacatctaaaaaacgagatatataatctgaacgttaaaaaatacgacgtcatcatacattttccacgtcgcaagttcttttataaacgaagaggaacgaaatgaattccgacggaaattcattataaccgccgtctaataacaattaaacgacgttatttgtaatacggctctcatcataatcaacgccgtctatatgttctgtaatacggctctcatttatttggaaccgacgttgtttagaagttcaacgtcgtctatattattaagtgcgtcgtgagtaatgatgatagatataaatacaacgtcgactatataaatgccaccgacgttgtttcgcatttcaacgtcaactgtataaatacatacgtcgtaaaaaatgacactgacaactatttccacgtcatcttttttagaaaaatcgaagtggaaaatttatttcacgacggttgtttgtaaataagagacgtagtatatttcaataacgtcgtcttctcatgtatttaaagacgtcatattttttcttgtcgtgtaaattatatttaacggcgtagtattttagttgtcgtcgttgtatgtatatcttgcggccttgttcttttaacatgtgtcatatttttcctttttaacgaccgtgatttgtttgagttggtcgtctattctcatcctcgactattttctagaactttagcagactaaacacgtctgtttttattgttttccgacgttgttttatttaacaacatctaatatttatcgtcgttgtttgtttctgaaaatatgacgtaaacattttgtaatacgactctcatatatttgtaaccgacgttgtttcgtttttcaacgtctactcaataaatacatacgtcgtaaataatgacactgacaactattttcacgtcatcttttatcgaaaaatcgaagtggaaaattaattttacgacggctgtttttatatatgcgacgtagtaggtatcaataacgtcgtcttctaatgtatttaaagacgtcaaattttttattgtcgtgaaaatgatatttaacggcgtcgtttttttattttcgtcgttgtatgtctatcttgcggccttgttctcttaatatgtgtcatatttttcctttttaacgacggtttttttagagagttggtcgtctattctcatcctcgtctgcttttttagatctttttgcagtacaaagacgtcgttttgtatttgttgatgacgttgtatattttaacaacgacggtgatttagcgtcgtggtatatgagggaaaagatgacggtggattccacgaccattgaaaaatcgaatacacgacggtgatttaccgtcgtctttttgcttttttgtagtagtgatggATCTCCCTCATGGTATTCATGTAATCTCTAAGGAGGGTGTTGTGTGTAAGCTGCGAAAGTCcttatatggattgaagcagTCTACAATAGCGTGATTTGAGAGATTTGCAGCATCTATGAAGCAATTTGGGTATATGCAGAGTAACTCAAACCATACTTTGTTTCTAAAGCATTATAAATGTACATTGAcagctttaattatttatgttaatGATATGATTGTGACTGGAGATAATCGGGCAGCAATGCAAAATCTTCAAAATATCTGGCTTccgagtttgagatgaagtcaTTGGGTGATTTGAAGTATTCTCTTGGGATTGAAGTTGCCAGATATAAACATGGTATCTTTCTGTCTCAAAGAAagtatattttggatttactTGCAGAGACTGGAATGTTGGATTGTAAACCAATTGATACCCCTAGTTAATAGAATCATAAGCTGGGATTGTATTCTAATCAAGTCCCTACAGATAAAGAGCGTTATCAACGACTTGTgggaaaattgaattatttagCTCATACACGTCTTGATATTGCATATGTAGTGAGTATAGTGAGTCAGTTCATGCATTCTCATAGTGAAAATCATATGGGTGCTGTGATGCGTATTTTAAGATATCTGAAAGTAACTCCTGGCAAGGGGTTAATGTTTTCCAAGTATGGTCATACAGATGTGGAAGGGTATATGgatgctgattgggctggtTCAATCACTAATAGACGTTCTACGTCTGGGTATTTCACATTTGTTAGTGATAATCTTGTTACTTGGAggagtaaaaagaaaaaaagtgatgTCTCAGTCTAGTGTTGAAGCTGAGTATCGTGGGATGGCTCAAGGTGTGTGCGAGGTACTATGGTTGAGGAGATTGTTGAGAGATCTTGGGTTTGCGCCTCAGAAACCTTTAGATTTGTATTGTGATAACAAAGCTGCAATTGCGATTGCTCATAACCCTGTGCAACATGATCATACAAAGCACGTGGAGGTTGATCGACATTTTATTAAAGAGAAAGTGGATGTTGAGATTGTTTCTTTTCCGATTATATCATCCGAGTATCAACTGGCAGATGTACTTACAAAAGTTGTGTCAACTATTGTCTTTCTAAACTCGCTTGACAAGTTGGACATGCGTGATATCTTTGCTCCAACttaagggggagtgttggcgagaTCTTAGCTTaattaggagatttatttcctagtttattaggactatatttctttccttttgtacaaatattatgtaattaggattttatctTGTTTCCTAGTTTGACCGCACTAGGGTTATAtccttgtattataaatacctcctttggaagaatgaaatacaacctgaaaatattctacccataTTGTTTGACAGTCCAACTATATTAAAATTGGTCATGCCAACGGGGTCTAGCCTAGTGTAAAAGGGTCTTGACTTGCTTACCAGTTGTCTTAGGTTCAAACCCCCATGGCACCTTAGTAGTGGGTGTGAGAAACCTTCCCTCcttttgtagtttagactatccaTTTTGTTAAATTGCAAGAAGTTCTTAGACGTATCATTGCACTACAAGATATGGAAACAAAAATAGTTGACAACACAAGGCTTGAAACAAAGTgtgaaattcaaattgaaaatgtcAGGTAAAAATGTTAACAAAACAtctataaattttaaaaaatttacacctcttattagaatttttattattataaaagatCTATGTTGATACAAGAGTTAGAAAATTATAGTTCTTTTATGGGGCGACATAGCAAAGACTTTCGATGGAAAAGCTTTACAGCAGTTAGTGCCACCTACATTTGTAGTTTTTACAAGCCTCAAAGTTAAAGAATTTGTGGGTATACCATTTATTTCTCCTTCTTTCTATTAACTATTCTTATTAAGCAAGCAAgatctctctgtctctctctatttGAGCAAGTGAATAATGAACCCTAGGAGCTTAATATCTGTTTGGATCTAAAAGGAAATATGATTTAGAGATGATATTCTATACTAATCGACCAGTCTCTTAGCTGGAAGGTAAAGATGGTTGCTTCAATATAAGATcatccaaacaaaaaaatataatttaacatTGTATAAAATATGTAGAAACCTACTtaccctcttctttttttttttgggctaaGAAAacgcaagaaaaaaaaaacaaaatatttaatctttttaaacattttactctttttttgtgAGTAGGAGTTCACTAATTATGCTTATAAGAGCGTTTAAGATCACCCACTTAATAACATTAGTACTTTTTATCGAATCACTTGGGTTTCTGTGGAAACTCGACATAAAGGCTAAAGTTTGAGTCTTTGTTCTATAATTAAGCTGGAATGAAAATTTGGTGCCTTTATTCTTTCTTACaatgaaaatttcatttcattattattatttttttgttattgaaaGGTTTGAGCATGAGGACAATGGTGAAAATCTCTCTCGTAGATAAACAAAAGTTTAGGGAGAGACAGAGTAGACCTATAACCTCGAACCGAAAGGACTTACGGTGAAAATCTCTCTTCAACCTACcataaaattgataaaagagaatagacaaaaaaaacaaagaatcaaattcaaaattaaaagaaaccgCCAACGACTATATCTATGGCTATTAACTAATTTGGACTTCAGTCTTCATTGAATCATTGAGTGGagcttaaaaataataaaatataaaatattgaaTTGAATAGTTGTTGGGAGTCTTCCTTTCTTAAATCATTTTGGGCTTGGGCTTCAtgttagagagagaaacaaatcaagtaaagaaattaaaacccCCCAAGAGAAGTAATACAAGTTGTGGGCTCGAAGGACTGCAACAAGACAATGAATCATTAATATGGTAGTTGATCATGGGGCTTTATCAACATGTTTTTCACCAGGTGCATTTGGTATCTGATCTTCTTGCTAATCTATCTAGGTCATGACAATTCTTCGCCTCATATTTGGTATCTGATGCTCTTGCTAATCAGGGtcatttgtaattttattttgtctttttttaagacaaaaataaagaaaaggataATATTGTAGTAGTAGGTGAAGGGCAGTGATCTATGCTGCCACGTCAGCCAGTGGTTGGTAAAAAGCCTGCCTTGAAAAAGTATTTCAACCAAATTGGCTTGgcccccaccaccaccatccaGACCCACTCTCACCAACCCAACCTCATACACACATGTACTCACAATACTTCCTCATCCAATCACCAACCCCAATACTTTTCTCCAAATTTCCATTCTCCCACTTTTGCCCCCCAAACATTTACATAATcccatctctctccctccacCAACCTCACCCACCCTTTCCGCCTAATCCCACTTGTATATGAACATCCCCTTCCCAGACGCACCAATTAAGCTCAAATCCATTTTTCTTGtcttcattttctcttctctttgaaACATctcgttttcatttttatttttccaatggCAATAGAAACAACCCCAAACGACATCGTTTACCGCTCCAAACTCCCCGACATCCCCATCCCAAAACACCTCCCTCTCCATTCTTATGTCTTCCAAGACAAGAACCACTTGAGCTCCAAGCCCTGCATCATCAACGGCACCACCGGTGACATCTATTCGTACTCCGATGTGGAGCTCAAAGCGCGCAGAGTCGCCTCTGGGCTCAACAAGCTCGGAGTCCAACAGGGCGACGTCATCATGCTCTTGCTCCCCAACTCCCCGGAATTTGTCTTCGCCTTCCTCGGAGCTTCGTTTCGCGGGGCCATGACGACCTCAGCGAACCCTTTCTTCACTCCCGCGGAGATCCTAAAGCAAGCCAAAGCCTCAAAGGCAAAGCTCATCATCACCTTGGCATGTTACTACGACAAAGTGAAGGActtgtcatcatcatcatcggcCGGTCATGATGATGTTCATGATATTAAGCTCATGTGCGTCGACTCTCCACCTGATCCCAGCTGCTTGCATTTCTCTGAGCTTCTCCAAGCGGATGAAAACGACATGCCGGAGGTGGACATCGACCCAAACGACGTCGTGGCCTTGCCATACTCGTCCGGGACGACGGGGTTGCCGAAAGGGGTGATGTTAACCCACAAGGGGCTCGTCACCAGCGTGGCCCAGCAGGTAGATGGGGAGAATCCCAACTTGTATTATAGCAgtgacgacgtcgttttgtgcGTGCTCCCGCTTTTCCATATTTATTCTTTGAACTCGGTGTTGCTTTGTGGGCTAAGAGCTGGAGCTGCCATTTTGATGATGAACAAGTTCGAGATTGTTTCTCTGTTGGGGTTGATCGAGAAGCACAAAGTTAGTATTGCCCCCATCGTGCCGCCGATCGTGCTGGCGATCGCCAAGTTCCCCGATCTCGACAAGTACGACTTGTCGTCGATTCGGGTGCTCAAGTGTGGAGGGGCACCTCTGGGGAAGGAGCTTGAAGATACTGTGAGAGCCAAGTTTCCTAATGTCACACTTGGTCAGGTATGTACACAATTAATATTTAAGTacttatctttatttatatttttgaaacgacgtcgttttataattttaagtATGCTTTGTAGATTTAGAATCTAGGACAGCATAATTACGATTAACAAATTTGCTTTTAAAGTCGCTTTCCCTCTTTACCCCTCTGATTTTTGCAAAGATaagaaaagtataaattaTTTGTGGTGGGTTGCACAGATTTGACTCGTACGTTATGACAGATTAATGTCATGCCAACCACAAATGGGGAACAAATAATTTATCTTAATTTGTAGGGTTACCTTGTACCACACGTGCGTACATCCTTTGATAGCCGGTGAGTTCTGAATATAAACCAACCAATAAGCATAACATGAGGGAGATTTAATTGCGTTATGAATTTAGATTCGTTTACCTACCACTTTGAGTCATTGACATGTTACAAGTTTtagaatatataattttctttgaataATATTAGGAAATTGCATTTGAATATCATATAATGTGACAAGTAATACGTACATGTTatgttaattaataattttcttattGAATATTGGTTGTATATTTATCGCTACTCGTATATGATACAAAAATGTTACTTCCTTACGCTCTTagagtatatataatatatatgtgtgttttATATGTTGGTCTACTAAGGaattgttggtgtattgttcAAAGGATAGACTTCAGAATGTGACACCAAATCTATATTTTAcgttaaattatttataatgattGATATATAACCCATTTAATAGTATAATCCAAATTAATATCCGTCTGGCCAATACATTTTGGTTCTTTTGGGAGACTTTTCAATTTCTAATCATGATGAAGCATCCTTAATTAGTTTAATAATCATTGTTAGGTTGAAATTAATGGGTCCAAAATGAATGATATGTGCAGGGATATGGAATGACAGAGGCAGGCCCAGTGTTGACAATGTCATTGGCATTTGCCAAGCAGCCCTTTGGGGTGAAGCCAGGGGGATGTGGCACTGTCGTCAGAAATGCACAAATCAAGATCGTTGACCCTGAAACTGGAGCTTCTTTGCCACGCAACCAGCCTGGAGAGATTTGCATTAGAGGTGACCAAATCATGAAAGGTATGCCTTGCCTTCTACTGcttcatatttatatatgatttAAGCAAATGAGTAGTCAAAAATGTTGAATAATACTCCATGTACATGTCCCAAATATAAATTCCACATCGGTTTTATCATCATCGAATTATTTACAAGTGGTGCTTGAAACAGTCGTTCATACACAttaatatgatttttctttacCTGCTTCATGTCACTTAATGTAATAATTTCGAGTGTAttcatgaattttaaattaatgaaaatataatgaataatgtgattaataaataaaattcatagcTTTATCCAAAGTTATTTAGGATGTCACAAATATGAGTTAGGTAAGCTAGTTAGGGCAGTGAGTCCGTCCCCTTGTACTCAAGTTCGAGTCCCCCtcattattaattaatgaCTTTGATTGGCTTTCATAAATTAATCTCAGGTTATCTTAATGATCCTGAGTCCACAAGGGCAACCATAGACAAGGAAGGTTGGCTGCATACAGGCGATATAGGCTTCATTGATGATGACGAAGAGCTTTTCATTGTTGATCGGTTGAAGGAACTCATCAAATACAAAGGGTTTCAAGTGGCCCCTGCTGAGCTTGAAGCCTTGCTCGTTACCCATCCTAGTGTTTCTGATGCTGCTGTTGTCCCGTAAGTCATTAATTTATGACGAATAGTGGAATTGAaagcatgtttttttttttttttccatcttaAAATTCACGCgcattttgtaaaaaaaatttaaaattaaatataaccGGTACATACaataatttattgttttgacATTACATATAACATGATTTCAGAATGAAGGATGAGGCAGCTGGAGAGGTTCCGGTTGCATTTGTAGTAAGGTCAAAAAATGCTCAGATCACTGAGGATGAAATCAAGCAATTTATCTCAAAacaggtaattttttttttccctacagtaattaattattattattattatttttttgtgcgCTAAAAATTGTTCTTTATATCATGGGCTGCATCAATCTGTTGTTGGATATTATTAGGGCAGGTTGCCTAATTGGCCTGGTTGAGTATCAATTGCCACTAATATTTTTATGTCTTTGTACGCAGGTTGTATTTTATAAGAGATTAAATCGAGTATTTTTCATCGAAGCCATTCCGAAGTCGCCATCTGGCAAAATCTTGCGGAAGGACTTGAGAGCAAAGCTTGCTACTGGGTTTCCAAATTGAGTCCTGCCCTGCATATTTGAAGGAAGGGCTTGCTGTGTACTTATCATAAAAGGCTTGATTGCAGTCATTACTATGAAATGTTGTAATGAGATTCCTCAATTATATTGTGGATAAGTAACGAACTACAAAGTACTTTATGTTAAGCTTAATTAACAAAGTACTTTATGTTACTCTTAAAGTTCATTCATCCATAATTTTATTGTtcattcatattataacatgtgAATTAACTATACCATGTAGTCGTTCTAGTGCCATATAATAATTTATCACATttaagaaataacaaaaataaaagaataggTTAGAAGTCTGaaattttatagaaattcttcatatattttttgaacaattaaaagattaatcataaaattttaaaactaaaaaagcaaaagaaagaaaaaagggaagagGAAAAGGTAGGAAACTTGTTAACTTGAGAACCGGTTAACAAGTTAAAAAAGGCTTAATTACCGTTTCACCCCCTAAAACGGATGCTCGTTCTCACTTTACCCtctgaaactgaaaatttCTCACTTAACCCCCATAATCTCTAAAGATTGGccaaattttctcactttactaCTTCTGTCCACGAAACCGTTAAGTGTGCTTATGTTGACATGAgtattttagtaaatttaggtattaaaaactttaaaatccaaaatcaatataaaaaacatatttaaactttttgaaatttattttagggTTGTTTGTAGCATATCTGACCGGCTTCTTTTGCCATGACACATGGAAGGGGCCTGACACCAAGCAGGTCCCTGTAGCCCATGTTGGCCAGCTAATCTTACAATTGGTAGGTGCTCTCGACACTCATGACTAATTCCACGCCCAACACAACCCAATAGCCCACGCTGGAAAGCCCAGCCTCTCAATCAGTAGGTGCCCTCGGCAACCACGACCGATTGCACGTTGGCTGGCCCAGCCACACAAGCCCATAGTCGATAGTCGGCAGGTGTCTTTGGCATCCCCTGCCGATTCACCCTTCGGAAAGGTATCTTACAAGAATCTCTTGAGTTCCTTACTGGCATATTCACCAGGAGACGTGGCAGCCTCCCAGGCTACTCCACGAGTCACACATCAAAATTTTACACCAAGAGTACACATAAAACCTCTATAAATAAAGTCGTTTACCTCTAAGGTGCAGGGTAACAGCTACCTAACTCTTATGCCCTTGCTTTGTCAATAGTTAACTCCACTCTCCTTCGGCTAACTTTAGCATCGGAGGACTTTCGGCCGGTATCATATTGGTGCCTTAGGTCTTACCCACTGCTTTCTCCATTCTGTGTGTGCAGATAATGATTGGCTTGCCGAAGGCAGATATGGTCCCTCGATCATCCACCTTATGTCTAAGTTGGGCCCGTCTAGTTTTGAGCACCAACAGATTGGCGCCGTCTATGAGAAGCATCACTGATTGGCTCATATCTCTACTGAGGAAAGATGAATCCACCTTTATCCCTCACACTCGATGGCCCTATCCTTACCCTTAATAGCGGAGCAAGCCTCGCTCCTTCGCCCATCATGCCTTGGTTGGAGACATCTGCTCAGAAAAGCATTGTCGAAGCTAACCTTTTGGCTCAAGTAGAATTCCTATGGCAGGACATGGCAAAGATGTAAGAGCACAACAACATCCTCTCTTTCAAACTTGATGACACTTAGAGGCAGCTGTATGAGTAGCAGACGCATACGACCCAGTTGCAGAACGACCTTGAACAGACCATGCAACATCGGCATGAGCAATCGCTCATAAGTGTGCCCAAGACCAACGGACGTGATAGGGGAAAGCAATTGGTAGTCGGCAAACCTTTCGCTGCCCAACACCTATTCATGCCCTCTCCGGAGGAACGACaccaaaaattttgaatatacTTAAACTGATGAGACAGATTAAATGACCAACGCGAGCAACGGTAGCCATCGTTGATTTGAGTCACGCCAAACTCAATGATCGACACTTGGACGTTCTCTATCTGAAGTCACCACTGCGCCAAACCTACGAAGTGCTCGGCCTGGAGGAGGCAGATGAGCCAGACTACATATTTACCTCATTCGAAACCACTCTCTCCTGCTGTTTGGAAAGAACAAAACCTTTTCAACAGGATCGCAAACATTGCGGAACGACAAGTGATAAAGCTAGGAGGACGGAGACCATGGTAGGAACATTACTAAATGGCAAGACATGCAGATCAAAAGTGAAACACTTGCTAGCTATCACATTGCCGTTCAACAGGTCGCGTATACAATGATCAGCCATCTACCAATCCCGCAGTTTGACTTCTTTTTTCGAAGGTCAGACTGATCGAAGAAGAACAGAACAAGTCTTAACAGCCAACCTGGGAAAACTCTAGCCTAGGCCATTCTCCAATCAGATCAGAACCTACAGttgcggtggtggtggtggtggttggttGGGTTTGACGGTGGTCGCTCGATTTGGTATGGGTAGGTTGCTGGTGGGTTTGATTGGATGGTGGTGGTTTGATTTGGTATGGGTGAGGTTGTTGGTGAGTCTGATTGGATGGTAGTAGTTAGATTTTGTGTGGGTGGTGATTTTACTGGTATGGATGGGGTTTGATTGGGTGGATGTAACAGTAAGGTTTGGCGATGGTTTTAACAGTGgcggcggtggtggtggtagtcTGACTTCGTGATGGGTTTGATGGTGGAGGATGTGGCTAGCTTAGTGTGATTGTGGTGGATGCGGCTAGTTTGGTTGTGATGGTTGTGAGGGGGTTTGATTGAATCCTTAAAAAAtgttttcacccaaaaaatagaaacaaattttttattattttatatatatttaatttggattttaaaatgtttaatAGCTAAATTATTAGAATGCCCCTGTCATGTTAGCACACTTAACAGTTTTGTGGACAAAAACGGACGAAAGTGGTACAGTGAGAAAATTTCAGCAATTTATAGAGATTTTGGGTGTTGTTGAGCCCAAGAAATCCAGGGTTGAGCCCAAATAAATTCCCGGCCCAGTATGACACCTTATTAAGAAGGAACCTAGTTTGGAGCACTGGAAATTTGTCATGCACGAGCAACGAccacatgccatgccaaacgAATATGTCATCTGTCAcactaagaattgaaatgacCCTATAAAAGGGACTGGCTCTACAAGCCCATTCTAATTATCCCATCAAGCATCATATCCCTTTTCAAAGACGATAAAATTCAAGCATGCCAATCGACATGCAATGCCAAGCgaaaaatcattatttttatacctagccacgctacaagcttaagtgggcccaagccacgcaaatgctagggttttttgagctagttgtggtatggatggttatGAGTattcatgaggcccattgatggtcCAAGgagtggaagttttgggctacttgggagcaccaaaatTCAAGCTCATTCCTTGAACCCAAACATATGGGTAAGCATGAGAGAAAATCCAATAACACATCACCTTAAGAAAAGGCCCAAACATCTTAGAAAATATCCAATAGCCATAGCCCAAAATACTTGGAAATATCCTACATCAGTCAAAATATCCAGCACCTTGTCAAAATCAAGGCAAACCCACGTGAACACAAGCTGCTCCCAGCACCTTGTCAAGATCAAGACAAACCCATATGCACAGGTTGCTGGAAGTAAATCACCTTTTGACCATCACCTTTACCTATTCTTTCCTCTGCAAGCTCTGGTGGgaaaacaagaaggaaaagaaagaggatCCTCACCCAAATGGAGGAGTCCAGTCGCAGAAAAGTCTTGGAACCCCAAAAGCTTTGCTCTTATGTGCTAGGGTTGGGGAGATTTCACCGAAGATGATTGAATGGAAGAAAGTGTGGaaaaattgagaagaagacttgATAAAAGTGGGGGCTTCCAGCGCCTATAAAAGGAGGCACTTTCTACCCAGCAAAAAGGGAGATCCAGAGCAAGTAACATACTTACTCATTGCTGGAAGCTTCAATTTCAAGTTGtgttcttccatcttcttccttctctttcccaTGAACACATCCAAAGAGAGCAAGCATCACCTCTCACCTCtggaacccttcaatttcatgctatgttcttccattttcttcctctctctcccatAACCACATCCGGAGAGAGCAAGCATCACCTATCATCCTtggaacccttcaatttcaaGCCCTATTCCTCCATCTTTTCTCATCTTCTCTTCTGGCAAGCCATTCTAGAGTCTGACGaagctttcgtcaagctgctggaaaATTGCTCAAACTACCCACTTCTCCTCCCtcatctcttcctctctcttctctcaacAAATTATCTCGAATTCCTTCTCCCCTTGCTTTGATCCCCTGCTTCTCATAGGAAATcatagctctctctctctctctctctctctctctctctctctctctctctctctctttaatgctaaactcatgaatgcttAGCTttcatgccacaagcttcttAAGCCAAGCTAAGTATTTATCCTAAGTGACCGTTGGTTTTGTAAGTGAAGGAgaccaaggtgtttcctaaggctccAGACCTTTTTCGAAGCACTCTTGGGGTCTGATTCTTAAACTTAGACATGAGTAATTTTCACCCATTTGCTCTTTACAATAGCCCAGGCCCATTTGTAGCTGCCGGAACGAAAAAGCCCCTACAAAGGTTAAGTGAGAAAATATCAGTTTCATAGGGTAAAGTGAGACCAAGTGCTTGTTCCAAGGAGTGAAACAATAATTAAGCCTAAAAAAACATTGTATCAGTACACCAAGTGCACTACTATAGATGGTCCGCCACCAAACTCAGTGTTAGGTTATGTTTAACTAAGGCTTTTAGCTTCCCTTGACAACTTTGTAATTCACATGTAATTCATTAAGCTCTAGGTTAATTAGACTAGGATAGTCTAGTTGAAGATGATTACTGTGGCTGAGATCAACAGTGGGACGATGTAATCAAGATCTTCAAAGATAaatcatgcatatatatatatatatattaggacaTATCGAGTCGAAGTGATGCCTAGTCATCTGTTAGTGCCAGCTCACTGCTAGCTCATTTAATTTCTTACGTGTTACCAGCTATAAGTTTTCTGTCCTGATGATTTTTTTGTCTTATTATCAAGCCAGTGAGTGGCTGCCAGCTGGGGGAATTTAGGGCATACttctttttgggtaaaaaGGGAGGCTACAACACTATAGCCGTCACTTTGACAGAAATAGAATTTTGAGAgcctttcttccttctctgtGACTTCTGGGTTTGCATtatgatattttgaaatttttttttttaaatatgctTTGATATTTGAAATCCTCTTCACTCATTCATTCATcatttttgagagagagaaaaagagtcgtcttcttcttttcctctgCAAATGGTG
It encodes:
- the LOC18781615 gene encoding 4-coumarate--CoA ligase 1 encodes the protein MAIETTPNDIVYRSKLPDIPIPKHLPLHSYVFQDKNHLSSKPCIINGTTGDIYSYSDVELKARRVASGLNKLGVQQGDVIMLLLPNSPEFVFAFLGASFRGAMTTSANPFFTPAEILKQAKASKAKLIITLACYYDKVKDLSSSSSAGHDDVHDIKLMCVDSPPDPSCLHFSELLQADENDMPEVDIDPNDVVALPYSSGTTGLPKGVMLTHKGLVTSVAQQVDGENPNLYYSSDDVVLCVLPLFHIYSLNSVLLCGLRAGAAILMMNKFEIVSLLGLIEKHKVSIAPIVPPIVLAIAKFPDLDKYDLSSIRVLKCGGAPLGKELEDTVRAKFPNVTLGQGYGMTEAGPVLTMSLAFAKQPFGVKPGGCGTVVRNAQIKIVDPETGASLPRNQPGEICIRGDQIMKGYLNDPESTRATIDKEGWLHTGDIGFIDDDEELFIVDRLKELIKYKGFQVAPAELEALLVTHPSVSDAAVVPMKDEAAGEVPVAFVVRSKNAQITEDEIKQFISKQVVFYKRLNRVFFIEAIPKSPSGKILRKDLRAKLATGFPN